The following are encoded in a window of Mycolicibacterium tusciae JS617 genomic DNA:
- a CDS encoding GrpB family protein — MRTAIVSNRCSRPDSPASVEHVGSTAIPDLPAKPIIDLRAPVSNLSDPDPIAAVLARHHSYYAIPTSTSDPLTVLAGTSRSRSVTRCAGTQPRRTTPL, encoded by the coding sequence ATCAGGACCGCGATCGTCTCGAACCGCTGCTCGCGCCCTGACTCCCCCGCCAGCGTCGAACATGTTGGCTCCACCGCGATTCCCGACCTGCCAGCGAAACCGATCATCGACTTGCGGGCACCGGTGTCCAATCTCAGCGATCCAGATCCCATCGCAGCGGTACTGGCTCGTCACCATTCGTATTACGCGATCCCGACCTCGACCAGCGACCCCCTGACAGTGCTCGCCGGCACCAGCAGATCGCGTTCCGTGACGCGCTGCGCTGGAACCCAACCTAGGCGAACTACGCCGCTCTGA
- a CDS encoding ParA family protein: MAVHVVLNQKGGVGKSTIAVNLAAVTADVLNHRDDPEASSPVAAVSIDPQGSAIWWAARVNDLPFHVVQADDDLDGLKKLGDLPGIQHVYVDTPGWIDLNGGDDTSDPLGGGPAAEALRVVLDVADRVIVPMETEPLSFDPTARTINKVVQPRGLPYVVVINNWDPRDGMHDLDETKEFVRANGWPLAHTVIRHYKLHARASADGQVVTEYPTNRVALQAREDFYKFALELNVGGGH; the protein is encoded by the coding sequence ATGGCTGTTCACGTCGTTCTCAATCAGAAGGGCGGCGTCGGCAAAAGCACGATCGCCGTCAACCTCGCCGCCGTCACCGCCGACGTGCTCAACCATCGAGATGATCCCGAGGCGAGCTCACCGGTCGCCGCTGTCTCCATCGACCCGCAAGGCTCCGCGATTTGGTGGGCTGCCCGCGTCAACGATCTCCCGTTTCACGTCGTGCAGGCCGACGACGATCTCGATGGACTCAAGAAGCTCGGCGATCTTCCCGGCATCCAACATGTTTACGTCGACACGCCCGGATGGATAGACCTCAACGGTGGCGACGACACCTCTGATCCGCTTGGCGGCGGGCCGGCTGCTGAAGCCCTGCGCGTCGTGCTCGACGTCGCCGACCGCGTGATCGTTCCGATGGAGACCGAGCCGCTCAGCTTCGACCCGACCGCACGAACCATCAATAAAGTCGTTCAACCACGCGGACTTCCGTACGTGGTGGTCATCAACAACTGGGATCCCCGCGACGGCATGCACGACCTCGACGAGACAAAAGAGTTCGTCAGAGCCAACGGATGGCCGCTGGCGCATACGGTGATCCGCCACTACAAATTGCATGCCCGCGCCAGCGCCGACGGCCAAGTGGTGACCGAGTACCCCACGAATCGCGTTGCCTTGCAGGCGCGGGAGGACTTCTACAAATTCGCACTTGAGCTCAACGTGGGGGGAGGACACTGA
- a CDS encoding ParB/RepB/Spo0J family partition protein, translating to MARGGRTSLASLASEVGDKSPVDQIAAMPSRTAPLTDLTPNPRNPRDDLGDLSDLESIADMQLQPAVVVTKAAYLTLYPEDRIATRLVVINGCRRLAAAHKYGRTDLDIVVNDAIARDRVTLISASIAENVDRQDFDVIEEAKAVASLVKECGTAADAANRLRKTEAWVSQRRSLLMLAPELQRALRRGELAIREARQLARVPLEQQVARWQAALDKKSDDGQENSTANKRPASPSRVIASALKVFDAKPQLLADALRSHLGPDGVKTLLATLAAEATAV from the coding sequence ATGGCGCGCGGAGGCCGAACCAGCCTGGCCAGCCTGGCCAGCGAGGTGGGCGACAAGTCGCCGGTCGATCAGATTGCGGCAATGCCTAGCCGCACAGCACCGTTGACGGATCTGACACCGAATCCACGCAACCCGCGCGACGATCTCGGTGATCTGTCCGACCTCGAGTCGATCGCCGACATGCAGCTTCAGCCAGCCGTCGTGGTCACCAAGGCCGCTTACCTCACGCTGTACCCCGAGGACCGCATCGCCACCCGCTTAGTCGTCATCAACGGATGCCGCCGCTTGGCGGCCGCCCATAAGTATGGCCGCACCGATCTCGACATCGTCGTCAACGACGCGATCGCCCGCGATCGCGTCACCCTCATCTCTGCATCGATCGCCGAAAACGTCGACCGGCAGGATTTCGATGTCATCGAAGAAGCTAAAGCCGTTGCGTCGCTGGTGAAAGAGTGCGGCACCGCAGCCGACGCGGCCAACCGCTTACGTAAGACGGAGGCTTGGGTCTCGCAACGACGGTCGCTGTTGATGTTGGCGCCCGAATTGCAAAGGGCTTTACGCCGAGGCGAATTGGCGATCAGGGAAGCCCGCCAACTGGCGAGGGTACCGCTCGAACAGCAGGTAGCGCGCTGGCAAGCTGCACTGGACAAAAAGAGCGACGACGGACAGGAAAACAGCACGGCCAACAAGCGGCCGGCCAGTCCGTCTCGAGTGATCGCAAGCGCGCTAAAGGTATTCGACGCCAAGCCACAGCTTCTCGCCGACGCGCTACGGTCACACCTCGGTCCAGACGGAGTCAAGACGCTGCTCGCCACGCTCGCCGCTGAAGCGACCGCAGTCTAG